GGAGCTGCCACCCTGACCAAAAGCGGCACGGGAGCGCTCACCATTTCCAACGCCGATACATACAACGGCAATACCACCGTCAACGGCGGCACGCTGGTCGTCAACGGCAGCGTTTCCTCCAGCGCCTTCATCGTCAATTCAAGCGGCACGCTGCAGGGCTCGGGCAGCATTGGCGGCAGCGTAACGATTGCCTCCGGAGGAACGCTCAAGCCGGGTAACTTTTTCGGCGCAACTTCGACCCCGGGTGCATTGCACCTTGATGGGGGCGTGACGTTCAGCAGCGGGTCCGATTTAAATATCGTTTTAATGGGTAACATTCCGGGCACGCAGTATTCACAGCTGCAGGTGCAAGGGCAAGAGAACTTTGGAGGAACGCTCGATGTTTCGCTGAGTGGTTTTTTGCCTCAAGAAAACAATTCATTCGATATCCTCGTGGGGGGTTCGCGCAGCGGCATGTTCAGTACCGTAAACCTGCCCACCATGAACGGCCGCATTATGTGGGATTCATCGCAGCTTTACACGACCGGCAATCTGACGGTGCTGAAAACGTATTACGCAGGTGATTTCAACCGCGATGGATATGTGAACGCGGCCGATATTTCAGCCATGATGGCGGCCCTGCTCGATTTGCATGGCTACGAATCTGCCAAAGGGCTGACTGATCCGCAATTGCTCCTCGTCGGCGACGTGAACGGCGACGGCAAAGTCAACAACGCCGACATTCAAGCCCTGCTCAATTTGCTGAAATCCGGCCGCGGCTCCACCGATCCCGTCCCTGAACCCGGCACTTCCATCCTTTTGATCATCGGTCTGGCTGCATTTTTCCAATTTACTTCCAAGCGCCGTCCCATCGCGCTTGCTTTGTGCTTTCTGGCAGTCATTTGGCTTGCACCGCAGTGCGCTCGCGCCGCCACCCCGGTGGTGGTTCAGAACGAAGCCGGCTTCGAAGGCCTGGAAGAACCCACGGTCATTTATTTTCCCGACACCAACACCTTTGAGAACGATCCCACCAATTTTCAAAACCACATGGATGAAGGGGGCGGACTGTTCCGCGATATGCTCCGCAACTATTACTCCACCTTAGGTTGGTGGGACGGCGACGGCGCCGATGCCGGCAACACCGATCGCCAGCGGGTCGAACCCAAGGGGATTGTCGGCCTGGGCCATCAGCAAGTCGAACAAACGTTTGAGTACTCATTCGATTTCCGCACCGACCCCACCTTTCAAGCCACCAGCGACTTCTGCCATATTTTCCAACTCAAAGCCACCAACGGCGACGACAGCCCGCCGCTGGCCACCATCTCGCTTTATAAAAGCGGTTCCGGCATTCAGGGGCGAGTCGACGCATTTTCTGACGGCTCTACCGGCAACACCACGGAATCCATTCCGGTGACATTCTCTTACACCGCCGGCCAGTGGATTCACTTTGATATTCGCATTACCCCCTGCGCCGCCGGAGAAAGTACCGGCCAAATTCAACTTTCGGTCAACGGCGGCGCCTTCACCGGCATTACCAATGCCCCGGTAGACTTGACCGGCTCGACCGACTTCCGACCCAAATTCGGTTTTTACCGTGGCATTTCCACGACCGATGGCGTGCCTGCGGGCCTCTCGTGGGTCGAGCACGACGCCATCACCGGTTACATCGGCACCAACAACGTGCTGACGTGGAATGGCACGGCGACAACCAATACTTGGGATAACAATACGACGCTAAGCTTTTTAAACGGCGCCAGCGCCACATCGTTCGGCATCAACGATGAAATCAATTTCACCGACGCCGCGGCCAACACGACGGTCAATATTTCAGGCAATGTCTTCCCCAACTACATTCGCTTCAATTCGTCGAAGGACTATACGATTTCTGGGACCGGCTCGATTGTCGGCGGCACGCTCCGGAAAGATGGCGCCGGCACGCTCACGCTGGCCACCACGAATTCGTATGACGGCTTGACCGATGTCACCGCCGGCACGTTATTTGTTACCGGCTCGATCGGCAATACCTCGCTGGTTTCCATCACCGGAGGCACGCTCAAAGCCGGTTCCACCGCAGCGCTGGGGACCAACTCCACCATCGGCACACAAATTGACGGCGGCACGCTCGACATCAACGGATTCAATCTGACTACGGAGCCGATTTCGGTCGATGGCACAGGCGCAGGCGGCGTGGGGGCGATTATCAACAGCGGCGCTCAGCAAACCAGCGCCCTGACCAACGTGACGCTCACCGGCGACACCACCTTCGGCGGCACCGGACGCTGGGATATTCGCGGCACCGGCGCGACGCTGAGCACCGGCGGCGGCAGTTACAATTTGACGAAAACGGGCACGAACCAGGTGTCGTTCGTCGGAACCAACGTCGATGCCGCGCTGGGCAACATCAGCATTAATCAAGGCGAGCTTTGCTTTCAGACCAGCACCACTTCCATGGGCGACCCCAATAAAACCGTCACCGTGGCATCGGGCGCGGTGCTGGGATTTTACAACACTTCCGCCGTCATGAGCAAGCTCTGCACGCTCAACGGCGGCACCATCTGGGGCGAGAGCGGCACCGGCACGCAAAATACTTTTTCCGGCGTTATTACGCTGGGCGCTTCCGGCGGCGTGTTCGATGCCGGCAGTGCGCTCACCGGCGGCACTCCTAACACTAACGCTGTCCTCACGCTCAGCGGAGCTATCGGCGGCATCGGCACGCTAACCAAAAACGGCCCCGGCACCGTCACAATTTCGGGAAGCACCAACACCTGGTCGGGCGGCACCAACGTCAATGGCGGCACGCTCACCGACAGCGGAATGATTCCTGGCACGATCTTAGTGAACTCTACCGCCACACTTCAAGGCGCGGGAAGTGTTGCCGGTTTGGTTACCGTTGCCAGCGGTGGGACCATTTCGCCCGGCACCGGCGGCATTGGCACGATGTCAGTCGGATCGCTCACGCTGAACAGCGGCGCGACCGCCGTCTTCCAATTGGGCGGCGCAACCAGCGTGCAATTCGACCAAATTCACTCCACGGGAAAAGTGATGCTCGGAGGCACGCTATCGGTTTCTCTCACGAATAATTTCCTGCCGTTTTGGGGAACCAGTTTCGACTTATTCAATTGGACTTCCGAGTCGGGCACATTCAGCGCGCTGAATCTTCCAACCGCCAACGGCCGAATCGCCTGGAACACCACGCAGCTTTATACCACGGGTGCTATTTCAGTAGCCGCTACTTATCTGGCCGGCGATTTCAACCGCGATGGATATGTGAACGCGGCCGACTTATCAGCCATGATGGCGGCCCTGCCCGATTTGCACGGCTACGAATTCGCCAAAGGGCTGACTGATCCACAATTGCTGCTCGTCGGCGATGTTAACGGCGATGGCAAAGTGACTAACGCGGATCTGCAAGCTTTGTTGAGTTATCTTAAATCCGGGGGCGGCTCTACCGACCCGGTCCCCGAGCCGGAGGGGATCGTGTTGCTATCTCTGGGCATTTTGGCACTGCTTTTCCAGCATCGGGGTGGGCTCGACCGTTTCCAGACCGAATAGTCTGGGCCCATGAAATCAGGTTATTGCGGGGTCTGAGTCTGCCGTTTTTAAAATTTTTTCGAAAAGTGCTGACGCGAAATGAATTCGTGGTTATACTGACGCTACGCCGGGTTTCGGGGGGATTTTTTATCAGGTCCGGGGAAGAAGGCTGTGATGGCCCGGCTCGGCGTTTCTTTGTTTGTTATTCTGCAGATGGCGGTTATTCTGCGGACTGCGCTTGCCGATGCGCCGCCGAGCAGTTGGGTTTTTTATGGCGCGGATGGCAAGCTGCAATATCAGGCCACGGCCGCCGGCGACACCATTCCTGATTTCTCCGGCGCCGGCTACATGGGTGGAACCCAGAATATTCCATTAGTGCCCGTGGTGCTGACGCTGAATCCCAGCCCCACGCCGACGGACGATACGGCGCGCATTCAAGCGGCCATCAATCAGGTGTCCGCCATGCCTCTGGTCAACGGCGTCCGCGGAACGATTTTATTCACGGCCGGCACTTACGATATCAGCAGTACGCTAAACATTAACGCTTCGGGAGTTGTGTTGCGCGGGCAAGGGCAAGGTCCTACGGGCACGTTGTTTTATTCCACCGGCACAACGATGTACAACGTGATCGAGGCTGAGCCGACAGGGAGCGATTCGTTTCACGCTGTGAGCGGCACAACCTCCACGATCGTCGACAGCTATGTGCCAGTTGGGGCGACTTCGTTCAGCGTTTCTTCCGCCGACATCAGCACGTACCACGTGGGTGACCAAATTGTGGTGAATCGTCCCTCTACCCAAGCGTGGATCACGGCCATCGGCATGGATGCTACGGGCTTGGGAACTGAAGCCTGGAGCCCCAACAGCAGTTTTATCCAGGCTGACCGCACCATCACGGCCATCAATGGGGACAAAATTACGGTGAATTTGCCGATCACTACCTCGTTGGATTCCACCAACGGCGACGCCTATGGCGGCGGCACGATTTTCAAGTACACGACCAGCCGCATTAGCAATGTGGGCGTGGAGAACATACGGTTCGACACTGTGTTTGCCTCCACCAGCGACAACAATCACGCCAACCGCCCGATCGAATTCGACGGCGTATCGAACAGTTGGATCCGCAACACGACCACGCTGCACTACTACAATGGCCCGTACTTTGGCGCCTACAGCGAGTTCGACACGATGCAAGACAACGTGTTTCTTGATGCGGTGGGGGATGCCCACACCGGGGGCTTTGCGCTGGGAGGGCAAACCGCCGTAATCCAGCGCAACTACACCGACAACACGCACGCGCCGTTTGTCACACAGGATTCCCATACGGTTGGCCCCAGTGCCTTTGTTTTCGATACGGCCAAGGATTCGCTGCAATCGGTGGGTCCCCATCAGCGCTGGGCCAGCGGCGTGTTGTGGGACAACATTAAAGTGACCAATGCTTCCAGCGGGAGCGGCGGCATCGAATTGGTCAATCGCGGCAATTTCGGCTCCGGGCAAGGCTGGGCTGGAGCGAATATGGTTACGTGGAACACGAATTCTCCCTGGATCGACGTGGAAAGCCCCCCTACGGCACAGAATTGGGCCATCGGCGCCATTTCGCCGGATCGCCGAGTAGATTTTACCGGGCCGGAGGGAATTTACGATTCCTTCGGCACGCCGGTTTCCCCCAACAGCCTGTACATAGCGCAACTGAAGCAGTCCTTGGGCACGCAGCCCACGGCCACGGCCACGCATCAATTCTCGGTCGGGCCGAACACCAATTTCACCGGCCCGTCGGTCATGCCGTATATCGATCCGGACTGGCAGGCGCTGGTCCAGTCGAGCGACATGCCGGGGAGCGGCTCCGTAGTGGGCTTCGATAATTCCACGCTTAACGCCCGCCGCGCTGCGACCATTCTGTATAGCCTGAAGCCGCAAGAAAAGGTTGTGTCCGGCACGCTCACGTTGAAGGTCGAGGCGCTGGCCAATTTGACGACAAACGATTCTTTCTTCTTGGGCAGCGCCGGCATGGAATTGGATTTTGACATGATGGGCCAACTCCCGTGGTCGAAAAATCAAATTCGCACGATCACGCTCGACCTATCAGATATTTACGGACCTCTGCTGGGGCCATTGCAGAACGATTCTCTCACCGCCGGCAAATTCAATTTGTTTTGGAATGGAAATGTGAGCATCGATTCTGCACAATTGACGTTGGGCACCATTGGATTTACTTCAGGGGTTTCCCGTACCTGGAATGGCGCTGGCGCCAACGCCAATTGGACCACCGGCGCCAATTGGGGTGGCACGGCCCCAGCCGCTGGCGACAGCCTGGTGTTCGATGGCACGCTTGGCCTGGTCAACACGAACAACCTGGCGGCCAACAGCCTGATCACCGGCCTTGCTTTCCAGAGCACGGCTGGCGCGTTTGTCATCAGCGGCAACGCCATTACCATGGGCGGCGACATCACCGATCAGTCCACAGCGCTGCAAACGATTAACTTCGGGCTGGCCCTGGATACCACCCATACGGTGAACGTCACCGGCGGCGGCACGTTGGTTTTAGGCGGTGTTGTTTCCGGCAACGGCGCGGGCCTGACCAAGACCGGATTGGGCACTTTAAAGCTGATTGCCGCAAATGCTTACAGCGGGCCGACCACCGTGAACGGTGGAACGCTGATTTTGGATTTTGCGCCCGTCGCGCCTAGCTCCATCCTTAGTTCTTCTAGCACGGTTGCACTGGGGGGCGGGGCGTTGGCCGTCAACGGTGCGGCGGCCGGTTCCATCCAGACCGTGAGCAGTTTGACGCTGAATGCCGGCGCTTCGGCCCTTTCTGTTACGAGTAATGGTTCGGCAACGTCATTAAACTTGGGCGCCATCACTCGGGCCGTAGGGGGTGCGGTGAACTTTACGCTTCCCACAGCCGGCAGCATCACCACCACGACCGCCAACGCCAATTTCTCCGGAGGCCAGCAATCCATCATTGGCGGCTACGCCACCGTGGCCGGCGCCACCTGGGCAGTAAGCGCTTCCGATGGCAACACCCCCGGCGCGATCACTGGCCTGGCCAACTACGTCACCAACGTTTTCACCGCAGGCAAAGATGTGGATTTAACCTCCAGTCAAACCAGCGCCTCCACTTTGACGATCAACTCCCTGCGATTGTCCGGCAACTCTTCCGGTCAAACGGTCACTCTCAGCAATCCGCTGACCGTGGCCACCGGCGGAATCTTGGTGACCAACCCCAATGACGAAACGCTGTCGGGCAGCAGCATCACCTCAGGCAATGGACAGGATGTGATTTTCCAAATCAAGAATTCCGATCACAACCTAACGTTGAGTTCGCAGATTACCGGCAGCGTGGGTCTGACGCTGATTGGCGGCCCTGATTCCGGCGGCATACCCAATCGTGGCCGGCTCAAACTGGAAAATTCCACCAACAATTTTGTGGGCAACATCACCATTGCTAGTGGGCGGCTCCAGCTTGATGCCGCAGCGCTAGGGGATCCCAGTAATTCCATTGTGATCATGGGCGGCCTCAATGGCGGCGGACAATTGTTCGACAATAACGTGGCCATTGCCGCCACGCACCAAATTTTGATTTCCGGGCTGGGTTTTGCCGAAGGATCAACGTCGGGCAGTTACGGCGCCATTCGTGTCCGAAACACCATTTCCAGCCCGATTTTGCTGACCGGCGACGCCCGCATCGGCACCAGCAACAGCGGAATATTGGCCGGGCCGATTTCGGGCGATAATGAGTTGTCGTTGGCCGCAGATTCCGGTCAAACGCTCACCCTTTCTAGCGCTGCGAACGATTGGACAGGCGGCACGCGCATTGAGCGCGGCAAAATTGTGCTGGGAGTCGACAATGCTCTGCCCACCGATACGCTATTGACATTTGGCTCGACTATCGCCCCCGTCGGCCCGTGGAGTCCGCGAGGCAGTGCCACGCCCACACTGGAGCTGAACGGCCACAATCTGCAATTGGGTGGCTTCACGATTCAGTCGCCCCTGGACACAGGCTACAGCGGAACCCCCACGATCACCAACACCGGCAACACCGCGGACTTGCTCACGATTAATAACACGGCTGATTTCAATTTCGCCGGCACCATCACCAACGGCGCCAATTCGCTTTCGGTAATGAAGCTTGGCGCGGGCACGCAAACCATATCGGGCACCAATAGCTACACGGGCACAACCACCATCAACGGCGGCGCTTTGGTCATAGGAGCCGCTGGCGCACTGCCCACGGGCGGTGCGGTCGTCAACAATGCTGCGTTTAACGTCGATGCCAATACATCGGCGGGCAGCGTGTCGGGCACGGGAACCACAACCGTAGCTGGCGGAGTTATCTTGAACGCCAGCAGTTTCGCGCAAGGTAAGTTGACAATGCAGCTGGCCGGTGCCGCAGCCTCAGCCAATGCCAAGCTAAATGTCTCCGGCACTTTGACGTTGGCAGGCAGCAGCTTAGAGGTGGTTGCGATCGGTGGCTTCACACCATTGTTGGGGAACAGCTTTGATCTGCTAGATTGGGGTAGCCGTAGTGGATTTTTTTCATCCGTGGAACTGCCCGCGCTGGGAAATTCGCTGGCCTGGAACACCACCCGGCTGTATACGGCGGGCATCCTCTCGGTAATTGACAGCAATTATTTGCCGGGAGATTTCAATCGCGATGGCGAAGTCAACGCCGCGGACGTTCTGGTCATGGAACAGGCGCTGACCAATTTGCCCGGATACCAAACCGCTAAAGACCTAACCAATGCACAATTGTTGGCAATCGGCGATGTTAACGGCGACGGCAAAGTCAACAATGCGGATCTGCAAGCCCTGCAGAGCTTTCTCGAATCCGGCGGCGGTTCCACCGACACCGTGCCCGAGCCGGCTGGGGCCGTGTTACTATCTCTGGGCACTTTAGCACTGCTTTTCCAGCGGCGGACTAGGGCTCGATCGTTTCCAGTCCAATAAGCCTGGATTCATAAAATTAGGGCATGGCTGGTCCTGATTTCGCTGCGGGTTTTTTCTTGAGAAAACTGCTGACGCAAAAAGAATTCGTGGTGATACCAACGCTACGCCTGAATTACGCTCCCGCGCTTCATTATCGCACCCATGGGCGACATCTGGCATTCTCTCGACATCGCGCGGAGCAAGATCTTCGGTACTCATTTCAGATGGCGCCCATGGGTGCCCGTTGCCGGACAAGATGAGCAGATCATCGACCGGATTCGGGCGTTTTGGGCGTGCCAATTTTCAACATCAGGGCGCCGTGAAAGGGAATGGTGGATGTATACTCGCTGTCGAACTGGCCAAGGTTGCGCTGCCGCCATAAATCTCGCACGGCTTGCGGCCCACTTAACTGCAAGTCAGACCAGCGGACAGTAGCCTCGACGGGATCGGCCACTTTTTCGAGGGCTGCTTTCGCTTCTGCTTCCGTGTCGAATTCGGTGGATTGTTTCGATTCGAGATTTGTAAGTTTCCAAGCACGTGATGATGGTGGCGGCTGCCCGGCTCGGGCGCGGGGTGGAGCTGTCAATTCGTACCGGCCGCAGTTAAACAACCCTACCGCGAGCGTGCCGTCGGCCAAAGGACGGGCCAAAATCTCGATATCCGACCGTTTCTCGTCTTTGATATGTGTGGCTTGTTTTCCCAAGGGATCTTGATTGACGGCCAATACTTCGTCGTTGGTTAATAACCCCAGAGTGAAGTCGTCCAGCTGCGTCATGTCACAGCCGATCAACAGTGGCGCTGCCAACAGACTCCACAGCGTGATGTGGGTGTATTGTTCGTCGGGGGTTAAACCTGTGGCATGAAGTTTAGGACCCCAACCCACCATACCGACCACCAACATATCAGGATCGTTCCAATGGCCGGGACCGGCGAATTGTGCCCATTTATCTTCGCCAAATCCCTTGCTGCTCATCGACGTCCAGTTGTCGCGAATGTCGCCCGAAGTGCGCCAGGCGTTGGACAATCGAGCCCAATCCGCCGCGCCGGAAAAAGGCGCGCTATTAGAAAGACTGAGTACAATGTCACGCTTACTTTTACGAATGGCGTTCAGCATTTCCTCGACTTGCGGCGGCTCAATCGGATTCCAGTCATATTTCAAATAATCGAAACCCCACTCCGCCCATTGCCGGGCGTCGTTGGCGGCAAACGGATACGGACCCACCGCCCACG
This genomic stretch from Pirellulales bacterium harbors:
- a CDS encoding dockerin type I domain-containing protein, which produces MYPAKIVSAAGPALRWGFVFSGIVFGAWGWLVAQAATVDVAAGNSSALSTAVTNAKPGDTIVLLGGTYNTGITTHTDGTAALPITVIGTNGAKLNSSVTTTGSGISCSNDYWVFQNIAINGFQKSVRIDNGSHGILNGLVCTNSGNESIKLKNSSQYWLVENCSVSNAGMEGFYCGDADQNWEGGVPDQTGYVTFYHDTAFQTYNDGFDSKEATHDIRIIDCSVDWNNTVPGGNDEGDSGVYDRANGIQIVNLNAKNNGSVGNGVRANRLTAMNGVAYGSGAQIYGLVLNNMQGTLLSTNQSDTALYTNYSMTNVAGGLGDSGHTQPNPATFSLTGWNDPSGSFPTINMVWDNSQSAVGNGTTWDYNQQNFNDPGVNGNIPVIFFQGVNVVFNDSNNGHYNVNIGASVSPAVVIVNNSSGNYVFSGSGAITGAATLTKSGTGALTISNADTYNGNTTVNGGTLVVNGSVSSSAFIVNSSGTLQGSGSIGGSVTIASGGTLKPGNFFGATSTPGALHLDGGVTFSSGSDLNIVLMGNIPGTQYSQLQVQGQENFGGTLDVSLSGFLPQENNSFDILVGGSRSGMFSTVNLPTMNGRIMWDSSQLYTTGNLTVLKTYYAGDFNRDGYVNAADISAMMAALLDLHGYESAKGLTDPQLLLVGDVNGDGKVNNADIQALLNLLKSGRGSTDPVPEPGTSILLIIGLAAFFQFTSKRRPIALALCFLAVIWLAPQCARAATPVVVQNEAGFEGLEEPTVIYFPDTNTFENDPTNFQNHMDEGGGLFRDMLRNYYSTLGWWDGDGADAGNTDRQRVEPKGIVGLGHQQVEQTFEYSFDFRTDPTFQATSDFCHIFQLKATNGDDSPPLATISLYKSGSGIQGRVDAFSDGSTGNTTESIPVTFSYTAGQWIHFDIRITPCAAGESTGQIQLSVNGGAFTGITNAPVDLTGSTDFRPKFGFYRGISTTDGVPAGLSWVEHDAITGYIGTNNVLTWNGTATTNTWDNNTTLSFLNGASATSFGINDEINFTDAAANTTVNISGNVFPNYIRFNSSKDYTISGTGSIVGGTLRKDGAGTLTLATTNSYDGLTDVTAGTLFVTGSIGNTSLVSITGGTLKAGSTAALGTNSTIGTQIDGGTLDINGFNLTTEPISVDGTGAGGVGAIINSGAQQTSALTNVTLTGDTTFGGTGRWDIRGTGATLSTGGGSYNLTKTGTNQVSFVGTNVDAALGNISINQGELCFQTSTTSMGDPNKTVTVASGAVLGFYNTSAVMSKLCTLNGGTIWGESGTGTQNTFSGVITLGASGGVFDAGSALTGGTPNTNAVLTLSGAIGGIGTLTKNGPGTVTISGSTNTWSGGTNVNGGTLTDSGMIPGTILVNSTATLQGAGSVAGLVTVASGGTISPGTGGIGTMSVGSLTLNSGATAVFQLGGATSVQFDQIHSTGKVMLGGTLSVSLTNNFLPFWGTSFDLFNWTSESGTFSALNLPTANGRIAWNTTQLYTTGAISVAATYLAGDFNRDGYVNAADLSAMMAALPDLHGYEFAKGLTDPQLLLVGDVNGDGKVTNADLQALLSYLKSGGGSTDPVPEPEGIVLLSLGILALLFQHRGGLDRFQTE
- a CDS encoding autotransporter-associated beta strand repeat-containing protein, which encodes MAVILRTALADAPPSSWVFYGADGKLQYQATAAGDTIPDFSGAGYMGGTQNIPLVPVVLTLNPSPTPTDDTARIQAAINQVSAMPLVNGVRGTILFTAGTYDISSTLNINASGVVLRGQGQGPTGTLFYSTGTTMYNVIEAEPTGSDSFHAVSGTTSTIVDSYVPVGATSFSVSSADISTYHVGDQIVVNRPSTQAWITAIGMDATGLGTEAWSPNSSFIQADRTITAINGDKITVNLPITTSLDSTNGDAYGGGTIFKYTTSRISNVGVENIRFDTVFASTSDNNHANRPIEFDGVSNSWIRNTTTLHYYNGPYFGAYSEFDTMQDNVFLDAVGDAHTGGFALGGQTAVIQRNYTDNTHAPFVTQDSHTVGPSAFVFDTAKDSLQSVGPHQRWASGVLWDNIKVTNASSGSGGIELVNRGNFGSGQGWAGANMVTWNTNSPWIDVESPPTAQNWAIGAISPDRRVDFTGPEGIYDSFGTPVSPNSLYIAQLKQSLGTQPTATATHQFSVGPNTNFTGPSVMPYIDPDWQALVQSSDMPGSGSVVGFDNSTLNARRAATILYSLKPQEKVVSGTLTLKVEALANLTTNDSFFLGSAGMELDFDMMGQLPWSKNQIRTITLDLSDIYGPLLGPLQNDSLTAGKFNLFWNGNVSIDSAQLTLGTIGFTSGVSRTWNGAGANANWTTGANWGGTAPAAGDSLVFDGTLGLVNTNNLAANSLITGLAFQSTAGAFVISGNAITMGGDITDQSTALQTINFGLALDTTHTVNVTGGGTLVLGGVVSGNGAGLTKTGLGTLKLIAANAYSGPTTVNGGTLILDFAPVAPSSILSSSSTVALGGGALAVNGAAAGSIQTVSSLTLNAGASALSVTSNGSATSLNLGAITRAVGGAVNFTLPTAGSITTTTANANFSGGQQSIIGGYATVAGATWAVSASDGNTPGAITGLANYVTNVFTAGKDVDLTSSQTSASTLTINSLRLSGNSSGQTVTLSNPLTVATGGILVTNPNDETLSGSSITSGNGQDVIFQIKNSDHNLTLSSQITGSVGLTLIGGPDSGGIPNRGRLKLENSTNNFVGNITIASGRLQLDAAALGDPSNSIVIMGGLNGGGQLFDNNVAIAATHQILISGLGFAEGSTSGSYGAIRVRNTISSPILLTGDARIGTSNSGILAGPISGDNELSLAADSGQTLTLSSAANDWTGGTRIERGKIVLGVDNALPTDTLLTFGSTIAPVGPWSPRGSATPTLELNGHNLQLGGFTIQSPLDTGYSGTPTITNTGNTADLLTINNTADFNFAGTITNGANSLSVMKLGAGTQTISGTNSYTGTTTINGGALVIGAAGALPTGGAVVNNAAFNVDANTSAGSVSGTGTTTVAGGVILNASSFAQGKLTMQLAGAAASANAKLNVSGTLTLAGSSLEVVAIGGFTPLLGNSFDLLDWGSRSGFFSSVELPALGNSLAWNTTRLYTAGILSVIDSNYLPGDFNRDGEVNAADVLVMEQALTNLPGYQTAKDLTNAQLLAIGDVNGDGKVNNADLQALQSFLESGGGSTDTVPEPAGAVLLSLGTLALLFQRRTRARSFPVQ
- a CDS encoding putative Ig domain-containing protein, whose product is TSSITKQLTVSIIVLLVLIALQYTQACGAEILTPAPPATPRINGARVFGARPESPVLFTIPATGEEPISYAVQGLPDGLSLNSKTGCITGTLTQPGEYLVTLTARNSLGSDSKPLRIKIGDAICLTPPMGWNSWNCFAGAVDQEKVLAAAHAMVDKGLIKHGWTYINIDDTWQGKRGGKFNALQGNQKFPDMQKLCDEIHALGLKPGIYSTPWVTSYAGYAGGSAEDPEGTWEKPTGPKQVNKKILPWAVGPYPFAANDARQWAEWGFDYLKYDWNPIEPPQVEEMLNAIRKSKRDIVLSLSNSAPFSGAADWARLSNAWRTSGDIRDNWTSMSSKGFGEDKWAQFAGPGHWNDPDMLVVGMVGWGPKLHATGLTPDEQYTHITLWSLLAAPLLIGCDMTQLDDFTLGLLTNDEVLAVNQDPLGKQATHIKDEKRSDIEILARPLADGTLAVGLFNCGRYELTAPPRARAGQPPPSSRAWKLTNLESKQSTEFDTEAEAKAALEKVADPVEATVRWSDLQLSGPQAVRDLWRQRNLGQFDSEYTSTIPFHGALMLKIGTPKTPESGR